One Heptranchias perlo isolate sHepPer1 unplaced genomic scaffold, sHepPer1.hap1 HAP1_SCAFFOLD_43, whole genome shotgun sequence genomic window carries:
- the LOC137312377 gene encoding histone H2A-like: MSGRGKTGGKARAKAKSRSSRAGLQFPVGRVHRLLRKGNYAERVGAGAPVYLAAVLEYLTAEILELAGNAARDNKKTRIIPRHLQLAIRNDEELNKLLGRVTIAQGGVLPNIQAVLLPKKTSNVSSKSK; this comes from the coding sequence atgtctggaagaggaaaaaccggcggtaaagctcgggccaaggccaagtctcgctcatcccgggccggactgcagttccctgtgggccgtgttcacaggctcctgcgaaaggggaactatgctgaacgtgtgggtgccggagccccggtctatctggctgctgtgctcgagtatctgacggctgaaatcctcgagctggccggcaacgcggcccgagacaataagaagacccgcatcatccccagacacctgcagctggccatccgcaacgacgaggagctcaacaagctgctgggacgggtgaccatcgctcagggcggggtgctgccgaatatccaggccgtgctgctgccgaagaaaaccagcaatgtgagctccaagagcaagtaa